The Methanosphaera sp. BMS genome contains a region encoding:
- a CDS encoding indolepyruvate oxidoreductase subunit beta: protein MTYNIYICGIGGQGIIKTSIVIGQTALKENQHVVMSEIHGMSQRGGVVSTELKIGDDESPIIQEGGADLILAFEPVEAVRALEKSNGDTTVVVNTSIVLPSTINQQDVDYPDVDDIISELESKVASVHPMDANKIAQTAGHPLSMNMAMLGAVTAIDTFPLSKDDIIETMKENLPPKSIEINLKAFEMGYDACRK from the coding sequence ATGACATATAATATTTATATCTGTGGAATAGGTGGACAGGGAATCATAAAGACCTCCATCGTTATAGGACAAACCGCACTTAAAGAAAACCAGCATGTTGTAATGAGTGAAATACATGGTATGAGTCAACGTGGTGGGGTAGTATCAACGGAACTCAAGATAGGTGATGATGAAAGTCCTATCATTCAGGAAGGCGGAGCTGATTTAATACTGGCATTTGAACCGGTTGAAGCAGTTCGTGCTCTGGAAAAATCAAATGGCGATACAACTGTAGTCGTCAATACTTCAATTGTACTTCCTTCAACCATTAATCAGCAGGATGTTGATTATCCTGATGTTGATGATATCATCAGTGAACTTGAATCAAAAGTGGCATCAGTTCATCCAATGGATGCTAATAAAATAGCCCAAACTGCTGGTCATCCACTATCCATGAACATGGCAATGTTGGGTGCCGTTACGGCAATAGATACCTTCCCATTATCAAAGGATGATATTATTGAAACGATGAAGGAAAACTTACCTCCAAAGTCTATTGAAATTAACCTCAAAGCCTTTGAAATGGGTTATGATGCCTGTCGTAAATAG
- the tfrB gene encoding fumarate reductase (CoM/CoB) subunit TfrB — MIKVNVKRYDPVEDLHYTESYEIEKTPKMKVLDALHQINKKYDANIAYRYSCRAGQCGSCAIKVNKKAVLACKEEIQDNDTLEALDFKIIKDLIVDRAPFSEEVRDLNLYLGYENNESSREPELIKPEDYEKSDRLRSCIGCYSCLSMCPVLKKTESFVGPYFMRNLADISFDPRDDTSRNEEVIDSGLYYCTSCGQCTKTCPKEIDIYGKAIELMRAKIFNENEGPLAPHKLIRESVINTNRTVKPDENSDYPEGFIKKYHENNEDKKAKVALFTGCMIDYKLPWIAEYLVKLFDKLGIDIDIPEGQVCCGSPLLRTGQVDIVPDLVKKNYEIFKDYDTIITVCAGCGATLKNNYPEYGVELNVMDISEFLQDKLNPDDMNELNLKVTYHDPCHLVRSQNISEEPRNILKSLKGVEFIEMEKPDQCCGAGGGVKSGKPEIAEALADEKVDMIDKLDVDYVVTICPFCEYNIGDSLKKKGSKTSVINLMELLNKAYE, encoded by the coding sequence ATGATTAAAGTTAATGTGAAAAGATATGATCCCGTGGAGGACCTTCATTACACGGAATCATATGAAATAGAAAAAACACCAAAGATGAAGGTGCTTGATGCATTACATCAAATAAATAAAAAATATGATGCCAATATTGCCTACAGATACTCATGTAGGGCAGGCCAATGCGGATCATGTGCAATAAAGGTAAATAAAAAAGCAGTGCTAGCCTGTAAAGAGGAAATACAGGACAACGATACCTTAGAAGCATTAGATTTCAAGATAATAAAAGATTTGATTGTTGACAGAGCACCCTTCTCTGAGGAAGTACGTGACTTAAATCTCTATTTGGGCTATGAAAACAATGAATCAAGCCGTGAGCCTGAACTGATTAAACCGGAGGACTATGAAAAATCCGACAGGCTAAGAAGTTGTATAGGTTGCTACTCATGTCTTTCAATGTGTCCAGTACTTAAAAAGACAGAATCCTTTGTCGGACCATACTTTATGAGAAACCTTGCAGATATCTCATTTGATCCAAGAGATGACACATCACGAAATGAGGAAGTAATAGATTCAGGGTTATATTACTGTACATCCTGCGGTCAATGTACCAAGACATGTCCTAAAGAGATAGACATCTACGGTAAGGCAATAGAACTGATGAGAGCAAAAATATTTAATGAAAATGAAGGGCCATTAGCTCCACACAAGTTAATTAGAGAATCTGTTATAAACACAAACCGTACCGTTAAACCTGATGAAAACAGTGATTATCCTGAAGGATTTATTAAAAAGTACCATGAGAATAATGAAGACAAAAAGGCCAAGGTCGCATTATTTACCGGTTGTATGATAGACTACAAACTGCCATGGATAGCCGAATATTTGGTCAAACTCTTCGATAAACTGGGCATAGACATAGACATACCAGAAGGACAGGTATGCTGTGGTTCACCGCTTTTAAGAACAGGCCAAGTGGATATCGTGCCGGATTTGGTCAAGAAGAACTATGAAATCTTCAAGGATTATGATACAATCATAACGGTATGTGCCGGTTGTGGAGCAACACTTAAAAACAATTATCCGGAATATGGAGTAGAGTTGAATGTCATGGATATCAGCGAATTTTTACAGGATAAGCTTAATCCTGACGACATGAATGAATTGAATCTCAAGGTAACATACCATGATCCATGTCACCTGGTAAGAAGTCAGAACATTAGCGAAGAACCTAGAAATATTTTAAAATCACTTAAGGGCGTTGAATTTATTGAGATGGAAAAACCAGATCAATGCTGTGGTGCAGGTGGTGGAGTAAAATCAGGAAAACCTGAGATAGCAGAAGCTTTGGCTGATGAAAAGGTAGATATGATTGACAAACTGGACGTTGACTATGTTGTTACGATATGTCCATTCTGTGAATACAACATCGGGGATTCCCTTAAGAAGAAAGGCTCCAAGACATCAGTGATTAATCTGATGGAATTACTTAACAAAGCATATGAATGA
- a CDS encoding acetolactate synthase yields MQMEYLKQLSIFLENKEGRMLHTLDIIEELNINIRALSIADTSEFGILRLIVSDPLKVKEELEKHDFIVKITDVIPVAINDEPGGLNQILRLLSINDINLEYLYAFVEQQTYEAIVILRLEDMDEGLKVLKEGNAKILCPDEIYSI; encoded by the coding sequence ATGCAAATGGAATACTTAAAACAATTATCAATCTTTCTTGAAAACAAAGAAGGAAGAATGTTACATACATTAGATATTATTGAGGAATTGAATATCAACATACGTGCATTATCTATAGCAGACACATCTGAATTTGGAATTTTAAGATTAATAGTGTCAGATCCATTAAAAGTTAAGGAAGAACTGGAAAAACATGATTTCATCGTTAAAATAACAGATGTAATTCCTGTTGCTATTAATGATGAACCTGGAGGATTAAATCAGATTCTTAGGTTATTAAGTATAAACGACATTAACCTTGAATACTTATATGCATTCGTTGAACAACAGACCTATGAAGCAATAGTAATCCTAAGATTAGAAGATATGGATGAAGGATTAAAAGTATTAAAAGAAGGAAATGCAAAGATACTTTGTCCTGATGAAATATATTCCATCTAA
- the iorA gene encoding indolepyruvate ferredoxin oxidoreductase subunit alpha, with protein MKIKELLSPEKGNKYFMLGNEAAVRGVLECGLSLAATYPGTPSSEIGDILYKIAKSANVYFEFSSNEKVAVEVAASAASTGLRTFSFMKHVGVNVASDSLMSSAYIGVEGSFLLLIADDPSTFSSQNEQDTRHFARQANIPIFEPSNPQEIKDFIHYAYDISEEYDLPVIIRTTTRVSHMRGVVETDEYTKNTVNAGEFKNERLHVPVPEAARVMHKNLVDKINVLREVSNASPLNKLVDNGADVGIITSGGAYNYVIDVVNQNNLNVNILKIGFSHPYPEQLVKKFLEDNKEVLVVEEVDPINEIETLAIAGKYNINTKIHGKRDGTLSEIFEYNPNIVFEALQKLLSFEDNRPMPNKKTSIPLPSRPATLCAGCPHRAAYYSARQAINSLNLDVESIHPSDIGCYTLGIAPPYNMANYLMSMGASVGTSCGFSKSTENQPIISFIGDSTFFHAGIPPLINAIHNKTKFTLVILDNRITAMTGGQTNPGIPVDGMGLEAPAISIEKIVRAIGVEFVEEINPLNVNKMIEVYKEALKYDGVSVIISKYPCNLINKDEIRSRKYHVDVNQDKCIHCKKCISQLACPSINLVDEQITIDQSCIKCGVCIEVCPVDAIYKRE; from the coding sequence ATGAAGATAAAAGAATTATTAAGTCCCGAAAAGGGTAACAAGTATTTCATGCTTGGTAATGAAGCAGCAGTACGGGGAGTTCTTGAGTGTGGACTATCCCTTGCAGCTACATATCCCGGTACACCTTCTTCAGAAATAGGGGATATTCTCTATAAAATTGCCAAAAGTGCAAATGTTTATTTTGAATTTTCATCCAATGAAAAAGTTGCAGTGGAAGTGGCAGCTTCAGCTGCAAGTACAGGTCTCAGGACATTTTCATTCATGAAGCATGTGGGTGTAAATGTGGCATCGGATTCATTGATGTCCTCAGCATATATTGGAGTTGAAGGAAGTTTCCTACTACTTATAGCTGATGATCCGTCAACGTTTTCATCACAGAACGAGCAGGATACAAGACACTTTGCAAGACAAGCAAACATACCAATATTTGAGCCGTCAAATCCACAGGAAATCAAGGATTTTATCCATTATGCCTATGACATCTCAGAGGAATATGATTTGCCGGTAATTATAAGAACAACCACCCGTGTATCACACATGCGTGGGGTTGTCGAAACTGATGAATATACAAAAAATACAGTAAATGCCGGTGAATTCAAGAATGAAAGATTACATGTACCTGTGCCTGAAGCAGCACGTGTAATGCATAAAAACCTTGTTGATAAGATTAACGTCTTACGTGAGGTTTCAAATGCATCACCACTTAACAAGTTGGTTGATAACGGTGCCGATGTAGGAATAATTACTTCTGGTGGAGCATATAACTATGTAATTGACGTTGTAAATCAGAACAATCTCAATGTCAACATCCTGAAAATCGGATTTTCACATCCATATCCGGAACAGTTGGTTAAAAAATTCCTGGAAGACAATAAAGAAGTGCTCGTAGTAGAAGAGGTAGACCCTATAAACGAGATTGAAACTTTGGCAATAGCCGGTAAATACAACATAAATACAAAAATACACGGTAAACGTGATGGAACATTATCTGAAATATTTGAATACAATCCAAACATAGTATTTGAAGCTTTACAGAAATTATTGAGCTTTGAAGACAACAGGCCAATGCCAAACAAAAAAACAAGTATTCCATTACCTTCACGGCCTGCAACGCTATGTGCCGGATGTCCACATAGGGCAGCATATTATTCAGCAAGACAGGCAATAAACAGCCTGAATTTGGATGTTGAAAGTATTCATCCATCAGATATCGGCTGTTACACGTTGGGTATAGCACCACCATATAATATGGCTAATTACTTGATGTCAATGGGTGCTAGTGTAGGTACAAGCTGTGGTTTCAGCAAGTCAACAGAAAATCAGCCGATTATCAGTTTCATAGGGGATTCCACATTCTTCCATGCAGGTATACCTCCACTTATCAATGCCATACACAATAAGACAAAGTTTACATTGGTAATACTGGATAATCGTATAACCGCAATGACCGGTGGACAGACAAATCCTGGTATACCTGTCGATGGTATGGGCTTAGAGGCACCGGCCATTTCAATTGAAAAAATCGTCAGGGCAATAGGTGTCGAGTTTGTCGAAGAAATCAATCCACTGAATGTCAATAAGATGATAGAAGTTTATAAGGAAGCATTAAAGTATGACGGGGTATCCGTGATTATCTCAAAATATCCATGTAACCTGATAAATAAGGATGAAATAAGATCTCGAAAATATCATGTTGATGTAAATCAGGATAAATGTATACATTGTAAGAAGTGTATTAGTCAATTAGCATGTCCAAGCATAAACCTGGTTGATGAACAGATAACAATAGATCAAAGTTGTATTAAATGTGGCGTATGTATAGAGGTATGTCCGGTTGATGCAATATACAAGAGGGAGTAG